A window of the Cucurbita pepo subsp. pepo cultivar mu-cu-16 chromosome LG01, ASM280686v2, whole genome shotgun sequence genome harbors these coding sequences:
- the LOC111800786 gene encoding LRR receptor-like serine/threonine-protein kinase FEI 1, with translation MGVCLVKFSGLLVLHVLLLCLAINKSTGLTSDGEALLSFRMAVSSSDGVIFQWRPEDPNPCNWTGVVCDSKTKRVISLKLGSHKLSGFIAPELGKLDQLKTLILSDNNLYGTIPSELGNCSQLQGMFLQRNYLSGVIPFELGNLSELEMLDVSSNSLSGNIPTSLGNLDKLAILNVSSNFLIGPVPSDGVLSKFSESSFVGNRGLCGKQVSVTCKDNNTGSGSNSESPGSGQNQMRKKYSGRLLISASATVGALLLVALMCFWGSFLFKRFGRNEKKGLAKNVGGGASVVMFHGDLPYSSKDIMKKLETLNEEHIIGSGGFGTVYRLAMDDGNVFALKNIVKINEGFDHFFERELEILGSLKHRYLVNLRGYCNSPTSKLLIYDYLSGGSLDEALHERSEPLDWDTRLNIIFGAAKGLAYLHHDCSPRIIHRDIKSSNILLDGNLDARVSDFGLAKLLDDDKSHITTIVAGTFGYLAPEYMQSGRATEKTDVYSFGVLVLEVLSGKRPTDASFIEKGLNIVGWLNFLLTENRQREIVDSQCEGVQTETLDALLRLAIQCVSSSPDDRPTMHRVVQFFESEVMTPCPSDFDDSNSD, from the exons ATGGGCGTCTGTCTGGTCAAATTTTCTGGCTTGTTGGTTCTTCACGTTCTACTTCTTTGTCTGGCAATCAATAAAAGCACTGGCCTCACCTCTGATG GTGAGGCACTTCTAAGCTTTAGGATGGCAGTTTCCAGTTCTGACGGTGTCATCTTTCAGTGGAGACCAGAGGATCCAAATCCTTGTAACTGGACTGGAGTGGTCTGTGATTCAAAAACGAAGCGAGTTATCTCATT GAAGCTTGGAAGTCACAAGCTGAGTGGGTTCATTGCACCTGAACTTGGGAAGCTAGACCAATTAAAGACCCT AATTCTTTCGGACAACAACCTATATGGAACAATACCATCAGAACTGGGAAATTGCTCGCAGTTGCAGGGAAT GTTCTTGCAAAGAAACTACCTAAGCGGAGTGATTCCCTTTGAGCTGGGAAACCTTTCTGAGTTGGAAATGTT AGATGTTTCAAGCAACTCACTTAGTGGAAATATTCCAACATCCCTCGGGAATTTGGATAAGCTCGCTATTCT CAATGtgtcatcaaattttttaattggacCAGTACCTTCTGATGGTGTTCTTTCCAAGTTTTCAGAGTCTTC CTTTGTTGGAAATCGTGGTTTATGTGGCAAACAAGTTAGTGTCACTTGCAAAGACAACAACACTGGATCTGGATCAAATTCTGAATCCCCAGGCTCAG GCCAAAATCAAATGAGGAAGAAGTACTCTGGTCGACTACTCATAAGTGCATCAGCTACAGTGGGGGCACTACTACTTGTTGCTCTCATGTGTTTCTGGGgctcctttctttttaaaagatttggaagaaatgaaaagaagggtCTTGCAAAGAATGTCGGTGGAG GCGCATCAGTTGTGATGTTTCATGGAGACTTGCCATACTCTTCAAAAGACATTATGAAGAAGTTGGAAACCTTGAATGAGGAACACATCATCGGTTCTGGGGGTTTTGGAACAGTTTACAGACTTGCAATGGATGATGGCAATGTATTTGctttgaaaaatattgtaaaGATAAATGAGGGGTTTGATCACTTTTTTGAGAGGGAACTTGAAATTCTTGGAAGCTTAAAGCATCGGTACCTTGTTAATTTGAGAGGATATTGCAATTCTCCCACATCGAAATTGTTGATTTATGATTACCTATCTGGGGGCAGCCTTGATGAGGCCCTTCATG AAAGATCCGAGCCATTAGATTGGGACACACGcttgaatattatatttggagCAGCAAAAGGGCTTGCCTATCTGCACCATGATTGTTCACCCAGAATCATACATCGGGATATCAAGTCGAGCAACATATTACTTGATGGCAATCTGGATGCTCGAGTTTCTGACTTTGGACTTGCTAAGCTTCTGGACGATGATAAATCTCACATTACAACCATTGTTGCCGGAACATTTGGTTATTTGGCCCCTG AATACATGCAAAGTGGTAGAGCAACGGAAAAGACCGATGTATATAGTTTTGGAGTCCTGGTACTTGAAGTACTGAGTGGAAAACGACCGACAGATGCATCATTTATTGAGAAAGGCCTGAACATTGTTGGCTGG ctAAATTTTCTTCTCACAGAGAATAGGCAACGAGAAATAGTTGATTCACAATGTGAAGGAGTACAGACAGAAACTCTTGACGCATTGCTCAGGCTTGCTATTCAGTGTGTTTCTTCTAGTCCAGATGATCGGCCGACCATGCACCGAGTCGTCCAGTTCTTTGAGTCTGAGGTTATGACCCCATGCCCAAGTGACTTCGATGATTCCAATTCTGATTAA
- the LOC111776955 gene encoding trihelix transcription factor GT-3b-like, which translates to MTSSAMAATAQQHQWSEEETREFIRIRADLERDLTAVSTGEGAAVKKKTLWDMASARMRERGFWRTAYQCKCKWKNLLSRYKGKETTHKEFGWQCPFFEEIRAVFAVREKAMHRLLLEPEAGSSATKKRGRERSLEEYSDLKELDEEESEEEIPTQSNSQKGKAIGTQYPAKSLRTAGSKRSSSSVSNEILELLKGFFQWQQRMEMEWREILERHYNNRRMLEQEWRDSMEKLERERLMTEKAWREREEQRKKRQDIRAQGMDALLTDLLNKLNRENNL; encoded by the exons ATGACCTCGAGCGCGATGGCGGCGACGGCTCAGCAACACCAGTGGAGCGAGGAGGAGACGAGGGAGTTCATCCGGATTCGAGCCGACCTAGAGAGGGACCTGACGGCGGTTTCCACCGGAGAAGGTGCGgcggtgaagaagaagacactGTGGGACATGGCGAGTGCAAGGATGAGAGAGCGAGGGTTTTGGAGGACCGCCTATCAGTGCAAATGCAAGTGGAAGAATCTCCTCAGTCGCTACAAG GGGAAGGAGACAACCCATAAAGAGTTTGGCTGGCAATGCCCATTTTTTGAGGAAATCCGTGCAGTATTTGCCGTAAGGGAGAAAGCTATGCACCGATTGCTCCTTGAACCTGAAGCAGGTTCTAGtgcaacaaagaaaagagggagggagagaagTTTAGAAGAATATTCAGATCTCAAAGAacttgatgaagaagaaagtgagGAGGAGATCCCAACTCAAAGCAACTCACAGAAGGGAAAGGCTATAGGAACTCAGTACCCAGCAAAGTCTTTAAGAACGGCTGGTTCTAAACGTTCAAGTAGCTCGGTTAGTAATGAAATCCTAGAGTTGTTGAAGGGCTTCTTTCAGTGGCAGCAGAGGATGGAAATGGAATGGAGGGAAATACTTGAGAGACATTACAACAACCGACGAATGTTGGAGCAGGAATGGCGTGACTCGATGGAGAAGCTCGAGAGGGAGAGGTTAATGACTGAGAAAGCTTGGagggaaagagaagaacagagaaagaaaagacaagaTATCCGTGCTCAAGGAATGGATGCTCTCTTAACAGACCTTTTAAACAAGCTCAACCgcgaaaataatttatga
- the LOC111776946 gene encoding phytochrome-interacting ankyrin-repeat protein 2-like: MPQEQRSLISRSLSRRRSFRYDVFNTDDRGWTSLHIGARKGDLKEVKRLLNDGMDVNALAWGPKSKGLTPLHLAAEGGHLEVMDELLERGANIDARTKGACGWTPLHSAAKERRREAVKFLVENGAFLPDDINDCRFNPPLHYCPGLEWAYDEMKRLQHETGSSAETSCCSSES; the protein is encoded by the exons ATGCCTCAGGAACAGAGGAGCTTGATTAGTCGAAGCCTTTCGAGAAGGCGTTCCTTCCGATATGATGTGTTTAATACGGATGACAGGGGATGGACTTCACTCCACATTGGTGCGCGGAAGGGTGACCTCAAAGAG GTGAAGCGTCTGCTAAACGATGGAATGGATGTGAATGCATTAGCATGGGGCCCCAAATCAAAGGGGTTGACCCCCCTCCACCTTGCTGCTGAGGGTGGACATCTTGAAGTAATGGATGAATTGCTTGAACGTGGTGCCAACATTGATGCTAGAACTAAAGGTGCTTGTGGCT GGACACCTCTGCACAGTGCAGCCAAAGAGAGGAGGAGGGAAGCGGTTAAGTTCCTTGTGGAGAATGGAGCATTCTTGCCGGATGATATCAATGACTGCAGATTCAATCCCCCACTTCACTACTGTCCTGGTCTCGAGTGGGCGTACGACGAGATGAAGCGTCTTCAACACGAAACTGGTTCCTCTGCAGAGACATCTTGCTGCAGCTCTGAGAGCTGA